CACATGAAATTTGACaactcaaacaaacaaacaaacttcTTAGAGATTTAAGAAATGaactcatttcatcatcaacatAGATGTAAGAGATACAAAGACAACTTCTTCACAAGGAAGAGTAAGACCCATGTCATGATCAAAACCGAATTCTTCTTCTGCTTGCCTAAGAAGACACTGAAACTCAGGTTGATTAAGGATAGAAATTGGAACAACATATCTACTCCTGTTTTTTCCAACATAAACAGCAAAATGACCTTTAGGAACATCATGAGGAAGACAATTCTTGTCTTTTTCTTCTAGGCTTGAACATCTTCTTAGGATCTGCTTCAGAATTGTTACTTGTGCCAATTTGTTTGATTTCTTAATAGTCATTTTCATCTCTTCTTTCTTATGAAttataaagaaagagaaaggaaagagaagagaagagaagtgATGGGGATTGAGAGAAGTATACAATGGAGATATATAGAAGGATTCTACTCTaaccctaaaaaaataattgacacttattttctgttttttgttttttattttttgttgtgagttttattaatttattaaaaaaaaaattaacaaaatacccatttttaacttaaaaaatttgatattttatgtGAACTAacataataattagttaataagTTTGAATTAAGATAAATTGAAATGGTTTATTAAAGGGTTATTGTTTGAAAAGTTATTTGAGCTAATTTGGTAAGATGGTTTTactaatttgaataaataaataaataaaaatatttgataagagattcatcttttttttatacatgCATTCAAACAAGCGTTATCTTAGTAATAAAAACTCAaaaggaaaaaaacaaaaaatgttgaAGGTCGAAAATGCCCtaataataaatttggtttATAAGTGCTCTTGTCTTATACAGAAGTTTGGGTAGAAACTCtctctcttatttatattttaaggaCCTTTTGGATTGAATTATTAAATGTATTGTTGAGTTATAAC
This is a stretch of genomic DNA from Impatiens glandulifera chromosome 4, dImpGla2.1, whole genome shotgun sequence. It encodes these proteins:
- the LOC124935418 gene encoding auxin-responsive protein SAUR50-like, with translation MKMTIKKSNKLAQVTILKQILRRCSSLEEKDKNCLPHDVPKGHFAVYVGKNRSRYVVPISILNQPEFQCLLRQAEEEFGFDHDMGLTLPCEEVVFVSLTSMLKPTYLSYYSDYFLVDCTYH